A segment of the Sulfurovum indicum genome:
GGCTTGTAGTGGTCGATGCAGGACACGGAGGACACGACTGTGGTGCACAGTGTGAAGGAAAACAGGAAAAGGACCTGGTACTTCAGCTGGTACATAAATTGCGAAACGAGTTCAGAAGTGAAGGGTACCAGGTCTATATGACAAGAGGAAGTGACCGCTTTTTGACATTGGGACAGCGTACACAGATTGCCGATAAAAAAGATGCTGATGTCTTCATCTCCATTCATGCCAATGCCATTGCAGATAAGAGCCGTTTTGAAATAGTAGAGGGAATTGAGACCTACTTCCTTCAAAAGACAAGGGATGAGAAGTCTCAGCGTATTGCAGCAAGAGAGAATGCTGCAGTACTGCAGGGTGCGGACGAACTGAGCAGGAGTGTGATTATCGATGCGGTACTCAACGGTCCTAAGATCGTAGAGTCCAATAAACTGGCTATAGATGTCCAAAAGAACATTATGGCAAGAGTGAAGTCAAGATATTCTGATGTAAAGAACGGTGGTGTCCGTCCTGCCCCGTTCTATGTACTTGTCGGTGCAAGCCGCCCTTCCATTCTTGTAGAAGTAGGATACATTACCAATTCCAAGGAAAGAGAGAGGCTTTTTACTTCTGACTATCAGGAACGCATTGCAGAGGGGATCGTTAAAGGTGTGAACCGTTATTTGGATAATCGGGAAAAGGAACTTGGAATTTAACCCGGAATATGCTGCAAAGTATAAGCAGTAGGTTAAGAAAGCAAGGCAGGTACGCTATGTACCATTTGCTGCCTGCGACTTATTTGTAGTTCTTGATCGCTTTCTCAAGGATCTCTGCTGCAGCGGCTTTGTCTTTGAACCCGCTTACTTTTACCCATTTGTTAGGCTCAAGCATTTTGTATGTTTCAAAGAAGTTCTTGATACGGTTGAGTGTATGCTCAGGTACATCTGCAAGGTCCTGGATCTTTGCATAGGTAGGATCGATCTTTTCTGTTGGTACTGCAAGCAGTTTCTCGTCTCCGCCAGACTCATCTTCTGTCATTAACACACCGACAAGTCTGCATTTGATGTATGAACCTGCCTGAAGCGGATAATCGCAGAGTACGAGTACATCTGCGGGGTCACCGTCATCAGAAAGTGTGTTTGCAACAAATCCGTAGTTTGCAGGGTAGTGCATTGCTGAGTATAGTACTCTGTCTACCTCCACAGCACCCGAATCTTTATCGATCTCATATTTGATGTTCGAGTTAAGCGGTACTTCGATGATTGCTTTGACTGCATCGGGACATTCACCCGGTCCGATTTTAGTAATATCCATAAGATATCTCCTTGCATTGAAGATCGTAGATCCTCAGAAATTTTGTTAGCAGATAGTAGCATAAAATTCATAAATACTTCATCAAGCTTTGCTATGATATGTAAAATAATATAGGAGTATAAGAAATGAAAAAACTGATTATAGGGTTGGCATGCGTTTTATTGAGCGCATCGGCTGTTGAAATTGGAAAGGTACCTGTAGAGGTAAATATTGGAGGCAGAGATGGGGGAAAAACAGATGGTACAGTCTGGAATTCATCCATGTTGAAAGGGAAGGTATACGTTCTTTTTTATGTAGATCCTGATGAAAAGGATCTGAACAAGGCATTGACACAGGCATTGAAAAAGCGTCACTTCAGCAGAACAAAATACGGTTCTGTTGCTGTAGTGAATCTTGCTGCAACATGGAAACCCAATATGATCATCGAGGCATTGTTGAAAAAGAAACAGAAGGAGTTTCCCGACACTCTCTATGTCAAGGACAAAAACAAAGTATTGGTTAAGCAGTGGGGGCTTGCTGATGACAATTCAGACATTTTAGTGCTTGATAAAAAAGGAAAGCTTATCTATAAAAAGTATGGAAAACTCTCTTCGGATGAAATAAAAGAGGTTCTTGCTTTGATTGAAAAGAATTTGTAGGTTTCTGGAAACAGGTTAGAGATACTTTTTCCTGAACCAAAGGTAATAGATCGCTGCAGCTATAAAACCGATACCGAGCAGAAAGGTGATCTCTTCCAGCGTAAGACCCCATTTTGAGGTATAGCCGATAAAGAGTGCCGTAATAATATTGGAGAGCATAAAGAACATGTCATTATAAGAGATAACACGTCCCATGAAGTCCTTTTCTGTCTCTTCCTGGAGCATCAGATAAGTCTGTGACCAGAGTGTGGAAGTGAAGAACCCTACACCAAAGAGCGCCACCAGAGCCCAATAGAAGTCAAACTGTACCTGGCTCCAGACAATGATGGCAGCTCCTTCAAGTATGAAAAAGTAGTGCAGGTTTTGCGTATTGATCCATCTCCCGATGAAAAATGGACCGATCATCAGAGCTGTTGCCCGTATCGCATTGATCCACCCGATGGCAAGGGGAACAGCAATAAGTTCTTTGTACTG
Coding sequences within it:
- the ppa gene encoding inorganic diphosphatase: MDITKIGPGECPDAVKAIIEVPLNSNIKYEIDKDSGAVEVDRVLYSAMHYPANYGFVANTLSDDGDPADVLVLCDYPLQAGSYIKCRLVGVLMTEDESGGDEKLLAVPTEKIDPTYAKIQDLADVPEHTLNRIKNFFETYKMLEPNKWVKVSGFKDKAAAAEILEKAIKNYK
- a CDS encoding YtfJ family protein → MKKLIIGLACVLLSASAVEIGKVPVEVNIGGRDGGKTDGTVWNSSMLKGKVYVLFYVDPDEKDLNKALTQALKKRHFSRTKYGSVAVVNLAATWKPNMIIEALLKKKQKEFPDTLYVKDKNKVLVKQWGLADDNSDILVLDKKGKLIYKKYGKLSSDEIKEVLALIEKNL
- a CDS encoding N-acetylmuramoyl-L-alanine amidase family protein, whose protein sequence is MKSLKYLLSIFGLLILTACMGPDRSSRLVVVDAGHGGHDCGAQCEGKQEKDLVLQLVHKLRNEFRSEGYQVYMTRGSDRFLTLGQRTQIADKKDADVFISIHANAIADKSRFEIVEGIETYFLQKTRDEKSQRIAARENAAVLQGADELSRSVIIDAVLNGPKIVESNKLAIDVQKNIMARVKSRYSDVKNGGVRPAPFYVLVGASRPSILVEVGYITNSKERERLFTSDYQERIAEGIVKGVNRYLDNREKELGI